One Archocentrus centrarchus isolate MPI-CPG fArcCen1 chromosome 14, fArcCen1, whole genome shotgun sequence DNA window includes the following coding sequences:
- the pwwp2a gene encoding PWWP domain-containing protein 2A, translating to MAAVAAKPGAAAVPTTTTTTDEGPSEPGPAGPGLPGAPAECEGLREPGPSGDLAALRAEDGGDAEGRHVKTKLEPAELEPTAGNAPPESVASDEPSSTGPPDWVAVDRFSPGLPADPEGGGDVSAQEAYRGPDPQPSAVFLHSFPAAPSVTEAGLSLAEPAEPTTNETTDRAETAGRDRVYTTLAPEELRPGPSEDTVLDGIAEGPEPDPSGPEEPGARGLRDSSPPCRSPKRRLLTDAATEDCPGTGPASVLDLSPGSEVRVCLDHVIDDALVVSFRLGEKVFSGVLMDVSKRFGPYGIPITVFPRRDDRSRRPVSLQQPLPVSNNIPPTKKEEDAALPPPQDWTSKPPPLFQEGAPYPPPLFIRDTYNQALPQPPPRKIKRPKRRYRCEEPTSIMNAIKLRPRQVLCDKCKGVVASGGHREARRGQVDLRGEEASRRRKATEGPISAEVKRLRSDDKGGRPAADRRSSSGIRVSSSSPSSSRRVLRGVASSSSSATASRMRLKLNSKKVLTKGSADRSKARQVLKTLVRSSQTPPPRRPKDQDQNQDRPKAVTRAAALQNHNQKVHFTRRLQHLSGTATSTPLPPRMRLKPQRYRTDDSQAPSSSSSSSLPKHSTRSSPPKPALISTPTSNPSTAQPPVQVIAPTPMPSCAGSIAVEMQAAPEEGVGGSPSSSSVDSAPSEYSSTDTFELPPPGDPPSFSSPPPHSPCPSSAPQCPPTSPPATPPLRADAEEVQGGVEEEGGDLKRRRKSSTSSSSSSSSSSSSVFSKSVSKCPLPDGRTVCVGDIVWAKIYGFPWWPARVLGITISRRGDTGLAVRQEARVSWFGSPTTSFLPLSQLSPFLETFQSRFDRKRKGPYRRAIAEAASAAKQLTPEVRALLTQFET from the exons ATGGCGGCCGTGGCTGCAAAGCCAGGAGCTGCGGCGGTTCCgacgacaacaacaacaaccgaCGAGGGCCCGTCAGAGCCGGGCCCGGCCGGACCGGGTCTCCCTGGAGCCCCTGCGGAGTGTGAGGGACTGCGGGAGCCTGGGCCGTCTGGGGACCTGGCTGCGCTGCGGGCGGAGGACGGAGGAGACGCGGAGGGCCGCCATGTCAAGACGAAGCTGGAGCCCGCGGAGCTAGAGCCTACGGCGGGAAACGCGCCGCCGGAGAGTGTCGCTAGCGACGAACCGAGCAGCACTGGGCCGCCGGACTGGGTCGCCGTAGATCGGTTTTCCCCCGGGCTGCCGGCGGACCCGGAAGGTGGTGGAGACGTGTCTGCGCAGGAGGCGTACCGCGGCCCGGACCCGCAGCCCTCAGCCGTTTTCCTACACTCCTTCCCGGCTGCGCCGTCCGTCACCGAGGCCGGCCTTTCTCTGGCCGAACCGGCCGAGCCCACCACCAACGAGACTACAGACCGAGCCGAGACCGCGGGACGGGACCGGGTCTACACGACCCTGGCACCGGAGGAGCTTAGGCCCGGGCCCTCTGAGGATACTGTGCTGGACGGAATCGCGGAGGGTCCGGAACCGGACCCATCGGGGCCAGAAGAACCGGGGGCCCGTGGTCTGAGGGACTCCTCTCCGCCCTGCCGTTCACCGAAGCGACGGCTGCTGACGGACGCCGCAACGGAGGACTGCCCCGGAACCGGACCCGCCTCTGTGCTGGACCTCAGTCCCGGGTCCGAGGTCCGAGTCTGCCTGGATCACGTCATCGATGACGCGCTCGTGGTGTCCTTCCGGCTGGGAGAGAAGGTGTTCTCCGGGGTCCTGATGGACGTTTCAAAAAG GTTTGGCCCGTATGGGATTCCCATTACCGTGTTTCCACGCCGGGATGACCGAAGTCGACGTCCAGTGTCTCTCCAGCAGCCTCTGCCAGTTAGCAACAACATCCCACCCACCAAAAAGGAAGAGGATGCTGCACTGCCCCCTCCTCAGGACTGGACCTCTAAACCACCGCCGCTGTTTCAGGAGGGGGCACCATACCCGCCACCATTGTTCATCAGGGACACCTACAACCAGGCCTTACCTCAGCCGCCGCCACGCAAGATTAAACGGCCGAAGAGACGCTACCGCTGTGAGGAGCCCACCTCTATCATGAATGCCATCAAGCTCCGCCCCCGCCAAGTGCTCTGTGACAAATGCAAAGGGGTGGTGGCATCAGGTGGGCACCGGGAGGCACGGCGGGGCCAGGTGGACCTGAGGGGCGAGGAGGCTTCGCGGCGGCGGAAGGCAACAGAAGGACCAATCTCCGCCGAGGTCAAGCGTCTGAGGAGCGACGACAAAGGAGGACGGCCAGCTGCTGACCGGCGCTCCTCATCAGGGATACGTGTGTCATCTTCATCACCATCCTCATCCCGCCGTGTCCTGAGGGGAGTggcctcatcatcatcctcagcaACTGCGAGCCGCATGCGCCTGAAGCTGAACTCTAAGAAGGTTCTGACCAAAGGGTCAGCTGACCGCTCAAAGGCGCGGCAGGTGCTCAAGACGCTGGTGAGGAGCTCACAAACGCCACCCCCACGAAGGCCCAAAGACCAGGACCAGAACCAGGACCGCCCCAAAGCTGTGACCCGAGCGGCAGCCCTGCAGAACCACAACCAGAAGGTCCACTTCACGCGCCGCCTGCAGCACCTCAGTGGCACGGCCACCAGCACGCCACTCCCACCCAGAATGCGCCTCAAACCCCAAAGGTATCGTACCGATGACAGCCAGGCGccaagctcctcctcctcctcgtccctGCCCAAACACAGCACTCGCTCGTCGCCTCCCAAACCTGCACTAATCTCCACCCCCACGTCAAACCCATCCACAGCCCAACCCCCTGTTCAAGTCATTGCTCCTACCCCAATGCCCTCTTGTGCAGGAAGCATTGCTGTGGAGATGCAGGCAGCTCCTGAGGAGGGAGTAGGAggttctccctcctcctcctctgtagaCTCTGCCCCGTCAGAGTACAGCTCCACAGACACCTTTGAACTCCCCCCTCCAGGAGACCcgccctctttctcttctcctcccCCTCACTCCCCCTGTCCCTCTTCAGCACCACAGTGCCCACCCACCTCCCCCCCAGCCACCCCTCCCCTCAGAGCCGATGCCGAAGAGGTGCAGGGCGGCGTCGAGGAGGAGGGCGGTGACCTGAAGAGGCGCCGTAAGTCTTCCACgtcgtcttcctcctcctcctcgtcatcCTCATCCTCTGTCTTCTCAAAGTCTGTTTCTAAATGTCCACTCCCCGACGGCCGCACCGTGTGCGTTGGCGACATTGTGTGGGCGAAGATCTACGGCTTCCCGTGGTGGCCGGCGCGCGTACTTGGCATCACGATATCACGGCGTGGCGATACGGGGCTGGCAGTGCGACAGGAGGCGCGGGTGTCTTGGTTTGGCTCACCCACCACGTCCTTCCTGCCGCTCTCCCAGCTGTCGCCCTTCCTGGAGACATTCCAGTCACGTTTTGACAGGAAGCGGAAGGGCCCGTACCGCCGTGCCATCGCTGAGGCTGCCAGCGCTGCCAAGCAGCTCACGCCGgaggtccgagcactcctcACGCAGTTTGAGACGTAG